In one Nitrospirota bacterium genomic region, the following are encoded:
- the rpmA gene encoding 50S ribosomal protein L27, with protein sequence MATNKGGGSTRNGRDSNPQYLGVKAYGGETVKAGSILIRQRGTKFFPGFNVGLGKDHTLFALITGIVKFERGRGRKKISVYSDSVPAVS encoded by the coding sequence ATGGCAACAAATAAAGGCGGCGGATCAACTAGAAACGGGCGCGATAGCAATCCGCAATATCTCGGGGTCAAAGCCTACGGTGGAGAGACCGTGAAAGCCGGATCTATCCTGATCCGTCAGCGAGGAACGAAGTTCTTCCCCGGCTTCAACGTGGGCCTCGGTAAAGACCATACCCTCTTCGCCCTCATCACGGGGATTGTAAAGTTCGAACGTGGCCGTGGACGGAAGAAGATCAGTGTCTACTCCGACTCCGTACCTGCGGTTTCCTAG
- the rplU gene encoding 50S ribosomal protein L21, translated as MYAIIETGGKQYRVETGSLVQVESLPGEIGGTIDLDQVRLVHGEKGMEVGQPLVKGATVKAEIIAQDRTRSITIFKKQRRKNYRRTRGHRQGFTKLRITGIETA; from the coding sequence ATGTACGCAATCATTGAGACGGGCGGCAAGCAGTATCGCGTTGAAACTGGATCGTTGGTCCAGGTGGAATCCCTTCCCGGCGAAATCGGGGGGACGATCGACCTCGACCAGGTTCGACTGGTTCACGGCGAAAAAGGCATGGAAGTCGGGCAACCGTTGGTCAAAGGGGCCACCGTCAAAGCCGAAATCATTGCCCAGGATCGCACGCGTTCCATCACCATTTTCAAGAAACAACGGCGCAAGAACTATCGGCGGACCCGTGGCCATCGCCAGGGCTTCACCAAGCTGCGTATTACCGGTATCGAAACAGCCTAA
- a CDS encoding PilZ domain-containing protein produces the protein MAVAPKSSLAKPKSTRFVLRPYRRIPIWRVLYYLSGDSVGKGVVTNLSQSGMRIQGEHAVKPGLCLALRLSLAEDGPTIEIELVTVRWVDGYDFGVDFIHISPVSAKHIATAMNQQIRAHQMPR, from the coding sequence ATGGCCGTTGCCCCGAAGTCCAGTCTTGCCAAACCCAAAAGCACTCGATTCGTGCTTCGCCCCTATCGGCGCATCCCAATCTGGCGCGTGCTCTACTATCTCAGCGGAGATAGCGTCGGGAAGGGTGTGGTGACCAATCTCTCTCAATCTGGCATGCGCATTCAAGGCGAACATGCGGTGAAGCCAGGTCTTTGCTTAGCGTTACGTCTCTCACTTGCGGAAGATGGCCCGACAATAGAAATTGAACTGGTCACGGTTCGCTGGGTCGATGGATATGATTTCGGTGTGGATTTCATCCATATCAGTCCCGTATCGGCGAAACACATCGCCACTGCCATGAATCAGCAGATTCGTGCCCATCAGATGCCACGCTGA
- a CDS encoding branched-chain amino acid transaminase, with protein MLEPQGKIWMDGSFVNWADANVHVMTHSLHYGLAAFEGIRCYKGKSGSAIFRLQEHVDRLFDSAHIGMMQLPFDRKQVAEAIVETVRVNKLDACYIRPLVYIGHGAMGVYPGDNPIKLAIAAWTWGAYLGDDALANGMRARVSSFTRHHVNVSMTRGKISGYYVNSILAKREAKADGYDEAILLDTEGYVSEGTGENIFIVRKGRIKTTPLTSILDGITRSSVIDLAREKGIPVAEERFTRDDMYIADEVFVTGTAAELTPVREIDNRRIGTGKPGPITQALQKTFFSIVRGEDSSHEAWLTRI; from the coding sequence ATGCTTGAGCCTCAAGGAAAAATTTGGATGGACGGGTCGTTCGTCAATTGGGCGGACGCGAATGTCCATGTCATGACCCATTCGCTCCATTATGGACTGGCTGCGTTCGAGGGGATTCGCTGTTACAAGGGGAAGTCCGGTTCCGCGATTTTCCGGTTACAAGAGCATGTGGATCGGCTGTTTGATTCCGCCCATATCGGCATGATGCAGTTGCCTTTCGACAGGAAGCAGGTCGCAGAGGCCATCGTGGAGACGGTCAGGGTCAATAAGCTGGATGCCTGCTACATTCGTCCGCTCGTCTACATCGGGCATGGCGCGATGGGGGTCTATCCCGGTGACAATCCGATCAAGCTCGCGATCGCAGCCTGGACATGGGGGGCCTATCTCGGCGACGATGCCCTGGCGAATGGGATGCGCGCCCGCGTGTCCTCGTTTACCCGGCATCACGTCAACGTCTCGATGACGAGAGGGAAGATTTCTGGTTATTACGTGAATTCGATTCTCGCGAAGCGAGAAGCCAAAGCCGACGGCTACGATGAGGCCATTCTTCTCGATACAGAGGGGTATGTATCCGAAGGCACGGGGGAGAACATCTTCATCGTGCGGAAAGGGCGGATTAAGACCACGCCACTGACCTCGATTCTCGACGGCATCACCAGAAGTTCCGTCATCGACTTGGCCCGCGAGAAGGGGATCCCCGTGGCCGAGGAGCGCTTCACGCGCGATGACATGTATATCGCCGATGAAGTCTTCGTGACCGGGACAGCGGCTGAGCTCACACCGGTGCGGGAAATCGACAATCGCCGTATTGGGACCGGCAAGCCTGGACCGATCACGCAAGCTCTGCAGAAGACGTTCTTTTCCATCGTGCGCGGGGAAGACTCCTCCCACGAGGCCTGGCTCACCCGCATCTAG
- the secG gene encoding preprotein translocase subunit SecG, producing the protein MYTFLIVIHVMICFLMIGAILLQSGKGAEIGASFGGSSQTVFGSRGPANFLSKFTVVVAAIFMFTSLSLAIMARERTFSSTVIDLKKKETSQTAPETPATTPAAPAAETHAPGDAAPAH; encoded by the coding sequence ATGTATACTTTTCTTATCGTCATTCACGTCATGATCTGCTTTCTCATGATCGGCGCCATCCTCTTACAGTCTGGTAAGGGCGCTGAGATCGGCGCGTCGTTCGGAGGCTCCAGTCAGACCGTGTTCGGGAGCCGTGGTCCAGCTAACTTCTTGAGCAAATTCACGGTCGTCGTCGCGGCCATCTTCATGTTCACCTCGTTGAGCCTCGCCATCATGGCAAGAGAACGAACGTTTTCCTCCACGGTGATCGACCTCAAAAAGAAAGAGACCTCTCAGACCGCTCCGGAAACTCCGGCGACAACGCCGGCAGCCCCAGCCGCTGAAACCCACGCCCCTGGCGACGCAGCCCCCGCTCATTAA
- the tpiA gene encoding triose-phosphate isomerase — protein sequence MRKPLIVGNWKMNKTASEAATFIRDLLTRLPAASPNADIVLAPPFTSLESARKALGPSSWINLSAQNVHWETQGAFTGEISAPMLRDLGCRYVIVGHSERRALFGERDETIQKKVLAALTQGLSPILCVGESLAEREADQTESVVTTQLTGSLAGFTAQDLATVTIAYEPVWAIGTGRAATTEQAVAVHRSIRAFVATGWGEATASTIRILYGGSVTPQNIASLLSSDAIDGALVGGACLNPDSFATIVGIAQTQRA from the coding sequence GTGCGCAAACCCCTCATCGTCGGCAACTGGAAGATGAACAAGACGGCCTCGGAGGCCGCCACCTTCATTCGAGACCTCCTTACGCGACTCCCTGCGGCATCCCCCAACGCTGACATAGTCCTTGCGCCACCCTTTACCTCCCTCGAATCGGCCCGCAAGGCCTTAGGCCCCTCCTCATGGATCAACCTCAGCGCACAAAATGTACATTGGGAGACGCAGGGAGCCTTTACGGGAGAAATCTCCGCTCCGATGTTGCGCGATCTTGGGTGCCGCTATGTGATCGTAGGCCATTCTGAACGCCGCGCGTTGTTCGGCGAACGAGATGAGACGATTCAGAAGAAAGTCCTGGCAGCGCTCACGCAGGGCCTGTCACCGATCCTCTGTGTGGGAGAGTCGCTGGCTGAACGAGAGGCAGACCAAACAGAATCGGTCGTCACGACTCAGCTCACCGGCAGCCTGGCTGGCTTTACCGCGCAGGATCTTGCAACCGTCACCATCGCCTACGAACCGGTCTGGGCCATCGGCACAGGACGAGCAGCCACCACGGAACAAGCTGTGGCCGTACACCGCTCGATCCGCGCGTTCGTAGCGACCGGCTGGGGAGAAGCCACGGCATCGACCATCAGAATCCTGTATGGTGGAAGCGTCACGCCTCAAAATATTGCATCTCTTCTCTCCTCGGATGCGATCGACGGAGCATTAGTCGGCGGGGCTTGTCTCAACCCCGACTCCTTTGCTACAATCGTCGGCATTGCTCAGACACAGCGGGCCTAA